The genomic region AAAGTCTCTTGGTAATGCTAAATGATCATCAAACTGAATACCATCCACCTGATAACGACTACAGATTTCCACCACCAAGTCTATGATTAACTGTTGTACTTCGGGATGAAATGGATTCAACCATACTACCTCCCCCGCCCCAGTCTCGCTAATAAGGCTACCATCCCTTCTGCTGGTTAACCACTGGGGGTGGTAGATGGCTAACTCCGAGGTGGGGGGAGTCATAAAACCAAATTCAAACCAGGGAATGACTAGTAAGCCATTACGGTGCGCCTGATAAACAATTTCTGCTACTATATCCCAGTTGCTTTTCCCCTTGATTATGGGAATGCCAACTCTTTTTGCCACCTCACTGTCATAAGCCACGTAGCCTGAATTCCACACTACTGGATACACGGTGTTGAAATTCAGGCTAGCTAATTCCCTCATACTCTCTGAGAGTTTTTTACCATCTAGCCAAACATCACTATCATTTTTGGTAATCCAAACGCCTCTTATTTCTGTTTGTGTTGTGGCTGATTGGCTTGCCCCCTTGAGGGGATAAAAGATAATTATCGTCAAGGAAAGGGATATGACAAATCCACTTATTAATTTTTTCATTCAGGCTTTTAAAAACTAGAGTTACCCCTTTTCCCCACCAATCATACCATATTATCCCCCTCACTTCTCCCGGCTATAATTTATTTTTCTAATGGTAACTATTAGTTTTTTCTCCTTTCTAGATACTCTTCTAACCACTGCAAAGCATTGGTTTTATCTTTCACCTTACCCTCAATATAGGCTATTTGCGCCTCGGTTAACATTTCGCCTATTAGAGGCCCCGGAGATAATTTCAATTTTTTCATTATTTCATTCCCCGTTAAAATTGGCTTTGGATGAGCTATTATGTCTTCCGGATTCAGATAACGTCCCATCAGCTCAACAATTAGTTGTTTAAATGCCTCCAAACTGCTTCTATCTTTATTGTAAAAATTCATTCTATTAGCAAGGGCAAATACTGCTAACACTGGGAAGTTATCTTGGACTGCCTGAAAGAAAAAATACTGTTTTCTTTTACTTTGCGGGAAGTCTTCGGCAAATAAATCTGGGGTGTGCTTTAGAATAGTAAGGACTGTTTTTACCTCCTGACGGGAAGATTTTAACCGCCAGAGTTCCTCCTCCGCCTCAGTCAATTCTTCACTTACCAAACACGCCAATTTAGCATCTTTGTACCACCTATATTCTTCTCCAAATTCCTGTTTAAAATTAGCAGTAATAAAATTAGCAGATTCGTCTATTATTTCCAGCAAATCCACTTTCTCCTCCGTGACGGAAGGAAAACAAATAGAAAGTAAGCCGTCCTTAAATGTCTCTTTTAGCCAGTAACTTCCCCGTTTTTCCCCCCAGAGATAATCTAATTCCTGATTCACCCTCTCCATGGCCACTCGTGCTAACAGAGGCGCCAATTTTTTAATACAATAACGGGTGTCGGATTCTATGGTAAAATCCAGTTGACAAGCTAAACGATAGGCCCTTAAAAGTCTAAGAGGATCGTCTTGTAGATTTTGAGGATTTATCATCCTGATTATGCCTTTTTGTAAGTCCTCTTGGCCTCCAAAAAAATCAATTAGCATCCCCTGTTGACAGTCAAAGGCAATGGCATTGATAGTATAATCCCGTCTCCCTAAATCGGCAAAAAGAGAATCTCCCTCCTGTTGTGCGAAATCTACAGTGGCTTGGGGGAATACCACCCTGGCGATAAT from Geminocystis sp. M7585_C2015_104 harbors:
- a CDS encoding glycoside hydrolase family 10 protein, coding for MKKLISGFVISLSLTIIIFYPLKGASQSATTQTEIRGVWITKNDSDVWLDGKKLSESMRELASLNFNTVYPVVWNSGYVAYDSEVAKRVGIPIIKGKSNWDIVAEIVYQAHRNGLLVIPWFEFGFMTPPTSELAIYHPQWLTSRRDGSLISETGAGEVVWLNPFHPEVQQLIIDLVVEICSRYQVDGIQFDDHLALPRDFGYDAYTVSLYREETNKNPPANFQEEEWVKWRADKITDFMLRLRQRLKQINPRLIVSLAPNPYRQAYNFSLQDWQRWVDLGIVDELVIQVYRDDLASFVRELNQPEVQKAKQKIPTGVAILTGLRNKPTPITLVENKVREARRNGLGVAFFYYETLWWGKPGETPDLRKAVIRALFYQPMPRFPLSRISKSL
- a CDS encoding CCA tRNA nucleotidyltransferase, with the protein product MSVVADFLGCELPFDESLLPSQCYLVGGIVRDVLLGRKRKPLDIDFVVPHDAIRIAKTIARKYRAGFVVLDPIHIIARVVFPQATVDFAQQEGDSLFADLGRRDYTINAIAFDCQQGMLIDFFGGQEDLQKGIIRMINPQNLQDDPLRLLRAYRLACQLDFTIESDTRYCIKKLAPLLARVAMERVNQELDYLWGEKRGSYWLKETFKDGLLSICFPSVTEEKVDLLEIIDESANFITANFKQEFGEEYRWYKDAKLACLVSEELTEAEEELWRLKSSRQEVKTVLTILKHTPDLFAEDFPQSKRKQYFFFQAVQDNFPVLAVFALANRMNFYNKDRSSLEAFKQLIVELMGRYLNPEDIIAHPKPILTGNEIMKKLKLSPGPLIGEMLTEAQIAYIEGKVKDKTNALQWLEEYLERRKN